In Pseudomonas sp. Leaf58, one DNA window encodes the following:
- a CDS encoding homoserine dehydrogenase: protein MTEYKIALVGFGGVNRALAQLIAERNARWQQELGFGLKIVGVTDLFLGSVIDRDGLDAAMLAALPAQKGALAQIPQGSAEAFNEAVIKQSGADIIAEATFTNPKDGEPAATFCRWALEAGKHVVTTNKGPIALHAPALKALAKANGVSFEYEGAVMSGTPVLRMARQTLAGAGLVGFEGILNGTSNYVLTRMEEGLGFADAVAQAQALGYAEADPSADVEGYDVRLKVVILANELLGACLQVSDVTCSGISSLDSAAIQQAQAAGQRWKLIGSASRETDGSVRASVEARLLPGNHPLAGISGATNALAFNTELLGAVTVSGPGAGRIETAFALLSDIVAIHTAGRSA, encoded by the coding sequence ATGACCGAATACAAAATCGCACTCGTTGGCTTTGGCGGCGTCAACCGGGCCCTGGCCCAACTGATCGCCGAACGCAATGCGCGCTGGCAGCAAGAGCTGGGCTTTGGCCTGAAGATCGTGGGTGTCACCGACCTGTTCCTGGGCTCGGTGATCGACCGCGATGGCCTGGATGCGGCCATGCTGGCGGCACTGCCCGCTCAGAAGGGCGCCTTGGCGCAGATCCCGCAGGGCTCGGCAGAAGCATTCAACGAGGCGGTGATCAAGCAGTCTGGCGCCGACATCATCGCCGAGGCCACCTTCACCAACCCCAAGGACGGTGAGCCAGCAGCCACCTTCTGCCGCTGGGCACTGGAAGCGGGCAAGCATGTAGTCACCACCAACAAGGGGCCGATTGCCCTGCATGCCCCGGCGCTGAAGGCCTTGGCCAAGGCCAATGGCGTGTCGTTCGAGTACGAAGGCGCGGTGATGAGCGGTACGCCAGTGTTGCGCATGGCGCGCCAGACCTTGGCCGGCGCCGGCCTGGTGGGCTTCGAGGGCATCCTCAACGGCACCTCGAACTATGTGCTGACGCGCATGGAAGAGGGGCTTGGCTTTGCCGATGCGGTGGCCCAGGCACAAGCGCTGGGCTATGCCGAGGCCGACCCGAGCGCCGATGTGGAGGGCTATGACGTGCGCCTGAAAGTGGTGATTCTGGCCAACGAACTGCTCGGCGCTTGTTTGCAGGTCAGCGATGTCACCTGCAGCGGCATCAGCAGCCTCGACAGCGCGGCTATCCAGCAAGCGCAGGCGGCGGGCCAGCGTTGGAAACTGATCGGCAGCGCCAGCCGTGAAACCGATGGTTCGGTGCGGGCCAGCGTTGAAGCGCGCTTGCTGCCTGGCAATCACCCCCTGGCAGGTATTTCCGGTGCCACCAATGCACTTGCGTTCAACACCGAGTTGCTCGGCGCTGTGACCGTGTCCGGTCCGGGTGCAGGGCGTATCGAAACGGCCTTTGCCCTGCTGTCGGATATCGTCGCCATCCACACCGCTGGCCGTTCGGCCTGA
- a CDS encoding aldehyde dehydrogenase family protein → MSLTSVSRVAFQQPALIDVYSPFDGSLVGSVANLAADAVPGLLARARQGVRESAALPRHRRASILEQAARLIERDAADFAGLIVDEAGKTLRQAEKEVKRCINTLKLSAEEARRNAGEVVPFDAYEGSESRQGWFTREPLGLILAITPYNDPLNLVAHKLGPAIAGGNAVILKPSELAPLSALKLVQYLVEAGLPEAVVSVATGGAELGKALVGVREVRMISFTGGFATGEQIAHGAGLKKLAMDLGGNAPVLVLKDCDLEATVESCVSGAFWAAGQNCIGTQRILVDASIYEAFRQRFVALTQAMVLGDPGLRETDMGPMISEAAARHIEERVNQALQGGARLLCGHKRQGASYAATVLEGVDHTSRLWREEVFAPVVMLAPFEDIEQAVALANAPEYSLHAGVFTRDLSLALSLAKRIEAGGVMINDSSDYRFDAMPFGGSKYGSLGREGVRFAYEDMTQPKVVCLNQMG, encoded by the coding sequence ATGAGCCTGACTTCCGTGTCCCGAGTAGCCTTCCAGCAGCCCGCCTTGATCGATGTGTACAGCCCCTTTGACGGCAGCCTGGTCGGCAGTGTCGCCAATCTTGCCGCTGACGCGGTGCCAGGCTTGCTGGCCCGTGCCCGCCAGGGCGTGCGCGAAAGCGCCGCGCTGCCCCGGCATCGTCGCGCCAGCATTCTTGAACAGGCCGCTCGCCTCATTGAACGTGATGCTGCCGATTTTGCCGGCCTGATTGTCGATGAAGCAGGCAAGACCCTGCGCCAGGCCGAAAAGGAGGTAAAACGCTGCATCAACACGCTGAAGCTGTCGGCCGAGGAAGCGCGGCGCAACGCTGGCGAAGTGGTGCCGTTCGATGCCTATGAAGGCTCCGAATCGCGCCAGGGCTGGTTCACCCGCGAGCCGCTGGGGCTGATCCTGGCCATCACGCCGTACAACGACCCGCTCAACCTGGTCGCGCACAAGTTGGGGCCGGCCATTGCCGGCGGCAATGCGGTCATTCTGAAGCCCTCGGAACTGGCCCCGCTTTCTGCCTTGAAGCTGGTGCAGTACCTGGTCGAGGCAGGGCTGCCGGAGGCCGTCGTCAGCGTTGCCACCGGCGGCGCTGAACTGGGCAAGGCCCTGGTGGGCGTGCGTGAAGTGCGGATGATTTCCTTCACGGGCGGCTTCGCCACGGGCGAGCAGATTGCCCATGGGGCTGGCCTGAAGAAACTCGCCATGGACCTGGGCGGCAACGCCCCGGTGCTGGTGCTCAAGGACTGCGACCTTGAAGCCACTGTCGAGTCGTGTGTATCCGGCGCGTTCTGGGCTGCCGGGCAGAACTGCATCGGCACCCAGCGCATCCTGGTGGACGCTTCGATCTACGAGGCGTTTCGCCAGCGTTTCGTCGCCTTGACCCAGGCCATGGTGCTCGGCGATCCTGGCCTGCGTGAAACCGACATGGGGCCAATGATCAGTGAAGCCGCTGCACGGCACATCGAGGAGCGGGTCAACCAAGCCCTTCAAGGCGGTGCCCGCCTGCTTTGCGGCCACAAGCGCCAAGGGGCCAGCTATGCCGCGACGGTGCTGGAAGGCGTGGACCACACCAGCCGGTTGTGGCGCGAAGAGGTATTCGCCCCGGTGGTGATGCTGGCGCCTTTCGAGGATATCGAGCAAGCGGTAGCCCTGGCCAATGCCCCGGAGTACAGCTTGCATGCGGGTGTGTTCACCCGTGACCTGTCCTTGGCGTTGAGCCTGGCCAAGCGCATCGAGGCCGGCGGCGTGATGATCAATGACTCGTCCGACTACCGCTTCGATGCCATGCCATTCGGTGGCTCCAAGTATGGGAGCCTTGGGCGCGAGGGAGTGCGGTTTGCTTATGAGGACATGACCCAGCCCAAAGTCGTGTGCCTTAACCAGATGGGGTGA
- a CDS encoding RidA family protein, with the protein MSLAVSYRGLFETAGVVADDLQQDVQGQLRQALNTIDGLMAEAKVTKDQLTRVQMWIADYRDFDRVNEVYDAWLQGCAKPVRACVGADLGEGYLVEVQVFAVCAECP; encoded by the coding sequence ATGTCGCTGGCGGTCAGCTACAGGGGCCTGTTCGAAACGGCCGGCGTGGTCGCCGACGACCTGCAACAGGATGTGCAGGGGCAGTTGCGCCAGGCACTGAATACGATCGATGGGCTGATGGCCGAGGCCAAGGTGACCAAGGACCAGTTGACCCGGGTGCAGATGTGGATCGCCGACTACCGTGACTTCGACCGGGTCAACGAGGTGTATGACGCTTGGTTGCAGGGCTGTGCAAAACCGGTACGGGCTTGCGTGGGCGCCGACCTGGGTGAAGGTTACCTGGTCGAGGTGCAGGTGTTTGCCGTGTGCGCTGAGTGCCCTTGA
- a CDS encoding arsenic resistance protein produces the protein MTREQLETQQVPIYLAAVLAAVAFGLLASDTARHLEALVTPAIAVLMYAMFLQIPFLDLRQGLGKRRFMAALLLANFVFVPLLVWAITRGLVEHPAILVGALLVLLTPCIDYVVVFTHIGKGDARLTLAATPILLLAQLALLPLYLGLMLGDNVPLATAPFVEAFVLLIVVPMALAVFTSAGARRSSAIAAWNSAWAWLPVPAMAWVLVVVIASQIAVVLRDFDRLLPVIPVYIGFMLLAPVLGVLTARLLRLPATAARSVTFSAATRNSLVVLPLALALPQELRGLAAAAVITQTLLELLSELVYVRVVPRLVR, from the coding sequence TTGACCAGAGAGCAACTCGAAACCCAGCAAGTTCCCATCTACTTGGCCGCCGTGCTCGCCGCCGTCGCTTTCGGCCTGCTAGCCAGCGACACTGCACGCCACCTGGAAGCCCTGGTCACCCCCGCCATCGCCGTGCTGATGTATGCGATGTTCTTGCAAATCCCCTTCCTCGACCTGCGCCAGGGCCTGGGCAAGCGCCGCTTCATGGCCGCCCTGCTGCTCGCCAACTTCGTGTTCGTACCGCTGCTGGTTTGGGCCATCACCCGCGGGCTGGTCGAACACCCGGCAATCCTCGTCGGTGCGTTGCTGGTGTTGCTTACGCCGTGCATCGACTACGTGGTGGTGTTCACCCACATCGGCAAAGGCGACGCCCGCCTGACCCTGGCCGCTACGCCCATACTTTTGCTGGCGCAACTGGCGCTGCTGCCGCTGTATCTGGGGCTAATGCTGGGCGACAACGTGCCCCTCGCCACTGCCCCGTTCGTGGAAGCCTTCGTGCTACTGATCGTGGTGCCAATGGCCCTGGCCGTATTCACCAGCGCTGGCGCCCGTCGCTCATCGGCAATCGCGGCCTGGAACAGCGCCTGGGCATGGCTGCCGGTACCGGCGATGGCATGGGTACTGGTAGTGGTGATCGCCTCACAGATCGCCGTGGTGCTGCGCGACTTCGACCGTTTGCTGCCGGTGATTCCGGTGTACATCGGCTTCATGCTGCTGGCACCGGTGCTAGGCGTACTCACAGCGCGCCTGCTGCGCCTACCGGCCACCGCAGCACGCTCGGTGACCTTCAGCGCTGCCACGCGCAACTCGCTGGTGGTGCTGCCGCTGGCGCTGGCATTGCCGCAAGAGCTGCGCGGCTTGGCAGCCGCCGCAGTGATTACCCAAACATTGCTGGAGCTGCTGAGCGAGCTCGTTTACGTACGGGTTGTGCCACGGCTGGTGCGCTGA